A part of Streptomyces sp. NBC_01235 genomic DNA contains:
- a CDS encoding helix-turn-helix domain-containing protein — MKDERRPETPAEADGTTGLFTALGKQLKLLRERKGLTQKEFGQMVGYGPDAISSMERGVRLIRTEVLEQADGLLDAGGLLKEAIPEVKEAMGKVRTRHPEWYRSYAALEAEAVELHFYANQGVPGLLQTRDYAWAMFSRRRPLLDEETIEKRVADRLARQQVLERWPSPTVSYVLEEVVLDRPIGGRTVQEEQLKQLLRIGDRRNVEIQVMPTRIENHPNMGGAFNLLTPMKHPQVAYTEVQGYPRLITDPQEVRTIADRYGIMRAVALSPEDSRALIEKKLEGL, encoded by the coding sequence GTGAAGGATGAGCGCAGGCCGGAGACACCGGCCGAGGCCGACGGGACGACGGGGCTGTTCACCGCGCTCGGCAAGCAGTTGAAACTTCTGCGGGAGCGGAAGGGGCTTACGCAGAAGGAGTTCGGGCAGATGGTGGGGTACGGGCCGGATGCCATCTCGTCCATGGAGCGGGGGGTACGCCTCATCCGGACGGAAGTGCTGGAGCAGGCGGACGGCCTGCTGGACGCCGGGGGCCTTCTCAAGGAGGCGATCCCTGAGGTCAAGGAGGCGATGGGCAAGGTTCGGACGCGACATCCCGAGTGGTACCGGAGTTACGCGGCCTTGGAGGCGGAGGCGGTTGAGCTGCACTTCTACGCCAACCAGGGTGTGCCGGGCCTGTTGCAGACCAGGGACTACGCGTGGGCCATGTTCTCCCGCCGACGGCCGCTGCTCGACGAGGAGACCATCGAGAAGCGCGTGGCCGACCGGCTGGCACGCCAACAGGTCCTGGAGCGTTGGCCTTCGCCCACCGTCAGTTACGTGCTCGAAGAGGTCGTTCTGGATCGGCCCATCGGCGGTCGAACCGTCCAGGAGGAGCAGCTGAAGCAATTGCTGCGCATCGGGGACCGGCGGAATGTTGAAATCCAGGTGATGCCGACCAGGATCGAGAACCACCCCAATATGGGCGGCGCGTTCAACTTGCTGACGCCTATGAAGCATCCACAAGTGGCGTACACCGAGGTCCAGGGATACCCACGCTTGATCACCGACCCCCAAGAGGTACGGACGATCGCCGACCGCTATGGGATCATGCGGGCGGTGGCTCTCTCGCCTGAGGATTCCCGGGCGT
- a CDS encoding ATP-binding protein: MNSEISTQISTPHGELTLRLSSTPRGARLARRLAAQQLTDWGYPHDGDANYTAQQVVAELAANAVTHGRVPGRDFELRLLLLAEDTLRVEVSDARGDRQLRIVTNPEEEGGRGLILVWVLARTWGVAERAVGKTVWAELPLT; the protein is encoded by the coding sequence GTGAACTCCGAAATCTCCACCCAGATCTCCACCCCCCACGGTGAGCTGACCCTGCGCCTCAGCTCCACCCCGCGCGGTGCCCGCCTGGCCCGCCGCCTCGCCGCGCAGCAGCTCACGGACTGGGGATACCCGCACGACGGCGACGCCAACTACACCGCGCAGCAAGTCGTCGCGGAGCTCGCCGCCAACGCCGTCACGCACGGACGCGTGCCCGGCCGGGACTTCGAACTGCGGCTGCTGCTCCTCGCGGAGGACACGCTGCGTGTCGAGGTGAGTGACGCGCGCGGGGACCGGCAACTGAGGATCGTCACGAACCCGGAGGAGGAGGGCGGCCGGGGCCTGATCCTCGTCTGGGTCCTGGCCCGTACGTGGGGTGTCGCGGAGCGGGCCGTCGGCAAGACGGTGTGGGCCGAACTGCCGCTCACCTAG
- a CDS encoding GNAT family N-acetyltransferase: MIDDTVRLRPVREDDLPMLEQFLVDPEAAGPFAWFGWADPGRFRRRWAENGMLSDDGGLLMVTSGTEPLGFVAWRKVVTVPGSYFWNMGIQLLPQAQGRGVGTQAQRLLARYLFAHTPVMRIEAHTDVENIAEQRALEKVGFTREGVLRSVVFRDGRWRDSLSYSVLRDDAP, encoded by the coding sequence GTGATCGACGACACCGTGCGCCTGCGTCCCGTCCGCGAGGACGACTTGCCGATGCTGGAACAGTTTCTGGTCGACCCCGAGGCCGCCGGGCCGTTCGCGTGGTTCGGCTGGGCGGACCCGGGGCGCTTCAGGCGCCGCTGGGCCGAGAACGGCATGCTCTCCGACGACGGCGGCCTGTTGATGGTGACGTCCGGCACGGAGCCACTCGGCTTCGTGGCCTGGCGCAAGGTCGTCACCGTGCCCGGCTCGTACTTCTGGAACATGGGCATCCAGCTGCTGCCACAGGCCCAGGGACGCGGCGTCGGAACACAGGCCCAACGCCTCCTGGCCCGCTACCTGTTCGCGCACACGCCCGTCATGAGGATCGAGGCGCACACCGATGTGGAGAACATCGCCGAGCAACGCGCCCTGGAGAAAGTCGGTTTCACCCGCGAGGGCGTCCTGCGCAGCGTCGTGTTCCGGGACGGGCGCTGGCGCGACAGCCTTTCCTACAGCGTGCTGCGGGACGACGCGCCCTAG
- a CDS encoding class I SAM-dependent methyltransferase: protein MTDTTDHTTDPAPGFLTATRTFYDTVAEDYAERFRDALTTMPLERAVLTAYAELVGAGGRVADLGCGPGRTTGFLASLGLDVSGLDLSESMLAIARRENPGIRFEQGSMLKLDGHADGSLDGVVSFYSSIHTPVGELPALFAEFHRVLTPGGHLLLGFQVGDEPRHHDRPWGHPVALDFERRRPEQMAELLTSAGFTMWSSTVRQAEPDRGESTPQALLIAHRPTKA from the coding sequence ATGACCGACACCACCGACCACACCACAGACCCCGCCCCCGGTTTCCTGACCGCCACCCGCACCTTCTACGACACCGTCGCCGAGGACTACGCCGAACGCTTCCGTGACGCGCTCACCACGATGCCGCTGGAGCGGGCCGTGCTCACGGCGTACGCCGAACTCGTCGGCGCCGGCGGCCGGGTGGCCGACCTGGGGTGCGGACCCGGCCGGACGACGGGGTTCCTCGCCTCGCTCGGGCTCGACGTGTCCGGGCTCGACCTGTCGGAGTCGATGCTGGCGATCGCGCGGCGCGAGAACCCGGGGATCCGGTTCGAGCAGGGCTCGATGCTCAAGCTGGACGGGCACGCGGACGGCTCCCTCGACGGCGTCGTCTCCTTCTACTCCTCCATCCACACCCCTGTGGGCGAACTCCCCGCCCTCTTCGCCGAGTTCCACCGCGTCCTCACCCCCGGCGGCCACCTCCTCCTCGGCTTCCAGGTCGGCGACGAGCCCCGCCACCACGACCGCCCCTGGGGCCACCCGGTCGCCCTCGACTTCGAACGCCGCCGCCCCGAGCAGATGGCCGAGCTACTGACGTCGGCCGGCTTCACGATGTGGTCGAGCACGGTTCGCCAGGCGGAGCCCGACCGAGGCGAGTCGACCCCCCAGGCCCTGCTGATCGCCCACAGGCCGACGAAGGCCTGA
- a CDS encoding AzlD domain-containing protein, which translates to MSATGTLTLILTLAVGTYALRLVGPALHGRVELPARVQELLSAGAVVLLVALLATGALTEGGGFAGWARPAGVLAGGALAWRRAPFAVVVLGAAATAGGLRALGVA; encoded by the coding sequence ATGAGCGCGACGGGCACCTTGACCTTGATCCTGACGCTGGCGGTGGGGACGTACGCCCTCCGGCTGGTCGGCCCCGCACTGCACGGGCGGGTGGAACTGCCCGCCCGGGTGCAGGAGTTGCTGTCCGCCGGGGCGGTGGTCCTGCTGGTCGCGCTGCTGGCCACGGGCGCGCTGACCGAGGGTGGCGGCTTCGCCGGGTGGGCGCGTCCGGCCGGGGTGCTGGCGGGCGGGGCCCTGGCGTGGAGGCGGGCGCCGTTCGCTGTGGTGGTGCTGGGGGCGGCGGCGACGGCCGGGGGCCTGCGGGCACTGGGCGTGGCTTAG
- a CDS encoding AzlC family ABC transporter permease: MRSLQRTPSAVTGPLFRPLVRDSSLVWLAGGVVGVSFGAISVAGGLPVWVPVVMSLVVYAGSAQFSAVGVLLAGGGPLAAAATGLLLNTRNAAFSLAVADLLGPGRARRLLGAHLVTDETVAFALAQPDPARRRAAFWISGLGLFAVWNTGVLAGALAGSALGDTATYGLDAAFPAVLVALVLPTLRKDARLRRPAALGATLALAATPVVPAGVPVLLALTGLALYGRGHRRPAA; encoded by the coding sequence ATGCGTTCGCTACAACGAACACCCTCAGCCGTGACCGGCCCCCTGTTCCGCCCCCTCGTCCGCGACAGTTCACTCGTCTGGCTGGCCGGCGGGGTGGTGGGTGTGTCCTTCGGCGCGATCTCCGTGGCCGGGGGGCTGCCGGTCTGGGTGCCGGTGGTGATGTCGCTGGTGGTGTACGCGGGCTCCGCCCAGTTCAGCGCGGTCGGCGTGCTGCTGGCCGGGGGCGGTCCGCTCGCCGCCGCCGCGACCGGCCTCCTCCTCAACACCCGCAACGCCGCCTTCAGCCTCGCGGTCGCCGACCTCCTCGGCCCCGGCCGCGCGCGCCGTCTCCTCGGCGCGCACCTGGTGACCGACGAGACCGTCGCCTTCGCCCTCGCCCAGCCGGACCCCGCCCGCCGCCGCGCCGCCTTCTGGATCTCCGGCCTCGGCCTGTTCGCCGTCTGGAACACGGGCGTGCTCGCGGGCGCCCTCGCCGGGAGCGCCCTCGGCGACACGGCGACCTACGGCCTGGACGCGGCCTTCCCCGCCGTCCTCGTGGCCCTGGTCCTGCCGACGCTGCGCAAGGATGCCCGCCTACGCCGCCCCGCCGCACTCGGCGCGACCCTCGCCCTGGCGGCGACACCGGTCGTCCCGGCCGGGGTGCCGGTACTGCTCGCCCTGACCGGCCTGGCGCTGTACGGGCGCGGCCACAGGAGGCCGGCAGCATGA
- a CDS encoding helix-turn-helix domain-containing protein, with protein MSDPASPPPSRLPLDWIAAALRRERTRAGLSLSELAKRAGIAKSTLSQLEAASGNPSMETIWALGVALGVPFATLVEPPVSAVRVIRAGQGPTVASEQAPYVATLLSASPPGARRDIYHLRAEPGAVRESEPHIPGTVEHLIVSTGRVKAGPAGELVELEPGDYLTYRGDVPHSYEALAPGTTFVLVMQHV; from the coding sequence ATGTCCGACCCGGCGTCCCCGCCCCCCTCCCGCCTGCCCCTGGACTGGATCGCCGCCGCCCTGCGCCGCGAGCGCACCCGCGCCGGGCTCTCCCTCTCCGAGCTGGCCAAACGTGCCGGCATCGCGAAGTCCACGCTGTCGCAACTGGAGGCGGCGAGCGGCAATCCGAGCATGGAGACGATCTGGGCGCTGGGTGTGGCGCTGGGCGTGCCGTTCGCCACGCTCGTCGAGCCGCCGGTCTCGGCCGTCCGGGTGATTCGCGCGGGGCAGGGGCCCACGGTCGCCTCGGAGCAGGCGCCGTACGTGGCCACGCTGCTGTCGGCCAGCCCGCCGGGCGCGCGGCGGGACATCTACCACCTGCGGGCGGAGCCGGGTGCGGTACGGGAATCGGAGCCACACATTCCGGGCACGGTCGAGCATCTGATCGTCAGTACGGGACGGGTGAAGGCAGGCCCGGCCGGGGAGCTGGTGGAACTGGAGCCGGGGGACTACCTGACCTACCGGGGGGACGTGCCGCACTCGTACGAGGCGCTGGCGCCGGGCACGACGTTCGTGCTGGTCATGCAGCACGTCTGA